The DNA segment CTCTGGGACCCATGggatccagctctggggctggccCACTAGGAAGTACCTGGGAAGATCAGCACTCggttctgctcctgctcccctgtCCCATTTGTCAGAATCATTGCAGGTGGGTCCAGGTCCCATTTGTGGTCAGCAAGAAGTCTGTGGAAATAGGCACACATGGCACAGCTCTTCACACTCGGATCTGGTACCCATTGAGGTCTGGCATGGCTTTGGAATCCGCAGGCTTCTTCTCACCAGATGGTCTGTGAACAAAGGAGGAAGAACTAtttggaaacttttttttcagtcagaagGTGCTGCACGCAGAGATAATAGCACATGAAAAGGTATAGGCAAACTTCATACTTATGCTACACTACTGAAGGCAGGATTACTCTGCAACCTCCACAGAAGAGAATGCAGGTTAGGAAGAGTAGAAAGTCCACTCTGGTACCCCAGGTCAGTTTCAGGAAAACAATCTGACTGACAGCAGTGTAATTTTTGGAATCTTTTGGGGGCACAAGTCTGTGAGACACCAGAGCTCAGACTCCTGTGTAAGCCAAGATTTGAGCTGCCTTTATTCTCCCTGCCAATAAAATGATGTAAGAGCTGTCCCCACACTCCCCAAGCTATGATAAAGGCACAGACTAAGGAGGAAAGCAGCTGGTCAGAGAAGTATTCCCTGTTACAAAGAAACCCTGTAAGAGATCAGAAGGATCCCAAACCAGACATCAAGGTGGAGTCTGTGAGCAAAACAAAGATTCTGCAGATGGGTCTCCTGCTCAACAGCTCCACTCACCGTCGGTCTCCACGGCTGTTGCGCCGGTGGGGGCTGGCTTGACTTCTTTGTGGAGAGGAGAcatctttctttctgtccttgGTGGGAGATGATGGCCCAGTTCCTTTCCCAATCTGCCAGAAAAATTAAGGTAAGAGCAACATAAGCAGAAAACCAATACAAGTAGTAATTAGAAAACACAAATTAATTATATGAGAATAAACCAcaaaaaggcaaggcaaaagtGCAGAAGGTAGAAAAAACATGCTACAGTGACAGCTGTGGCTCCAAGGACCCGTATATAGTCCAAGCTGATTGcaactgcagtgctgcatgaaAGTCCAATAGGAGACTGTATACAAAGGAAAAGTGCCCCCAACCTCCAATTACCCTCTACTCCACCACCATCTAGGAGATcatcctgctgcttccttctctcaGCATGCCACCAGCCAGGCAAAACAGCAGATGAAGCAGCAAACCACTCCATCCTTGCTGCTCACCTTCAGCCTCATATCACGGGCATGTCTCTCAAGCTCTTTGCGGAAGTCTTCCCGTGTTAGCTTGTCTAGATCCAGGATGGAGTGCTTCCACTCAATCTGCTCCACGCTGTGTGGGTCATGGGACACGCAGTGGCCCAGCTTCACCTTTTTGAGCGTGTGCCAGCAGCGGCGATATGCCTCCTCAAAGTCAAAGATGAGCTCACTCAGTGTGCGGAAGACAGGCGCTTTGTACATGAGCTCCTCACGCCGGCTGATGCCCAGTGCCCCATAGCGGCCTCCAAAGTTCACCCCCAGCACAATGTGTCGGAAGTAGTTCCCTGAGAAGTGGGTTTTGAAGCTGATGGGGAAACGGTCCAGCGTGGTCATGTTGTTGGTGAGGTAACTGATGGCAGCCACTGTTCAGGAAACAGCCAGTGATAACATTTGCTTGACAAAATGCTTCCTTCCTGCTTGAaaccctcccagcctgctcAGCAGATTCAGCACTGATTTAGGCATCACATAAGCAGCATTTGTTCTCCAGATCAAGAGTCCAGCTCATTGCGAGCTGCCCTACTTTCAGCACGGTCATGGGGAAACCAGAGTTGGCCTCTTCAACAAGACAGTCAGCAAAGTGAAGTTAATTtcaaagcagttctgtgatgcAGAAGTTGCAATGCTAACACCTCAAGTGTAGTGTATTCCATAGCTCCCAAACTAGTAATGCTGTAGCATTATGACTTTGTTTTAATTGTTTACTAACTGCTACTTAGCACACAAACCAAGGAACCTTCAGAACAAAACACCCATCAGACTATCCTTCTGAACCATTCACTTGCCATCTCTGGCCCTCCAGGTGGCTTTGCCAATGTGCATCAGGAATCTATAGCCTGAGTGACATAGACTAAGCCTGAAAGATATCTAGGAAAGATGTGTAAAGATGACACATACCTAGAATTAATAAAAGTACTGTCTAAGCTGGCAGGCAATGTTAGACACAATATATTGTCAAGTGACATACACCAGAATTAGATGTTGGGAGGTTCCCTAACTTACTCTAATGTAGAATACATGCAGGCAACATTGCAGTAGGGAAATGGTGTTCTCcacaaagaacttcttcacctAAATCTAGCTAATATTTTTGCCCCTCTTTAGATGTTCATTAGatgcttcatttattttttattcccttGTATTGTCCAAAGCAGCGCCACCCTTCCTAGGAAGGAGAAGCAACTCTAAAGAACTAGTTTCATACTTTGAGAGAACTGCTTGGATTTGGATTTTAttggtggggtttgggggaAGAACTGGGATGGGAAAACAAAGGGATGTGAGCCTTGGTAACAGTATTAGCAGAAGCCTCAAAGCATCATAAGAGAGCAGAGGAGACCCAAGGATGGGTAGACATGCACAGTTCCAAGAGGAAAGGATACATTCCCAGGATCACAGCTTCCAGGCATTTTATTGGCAGGGCCTCTTTGGTCATTTCTTTGGCCAGGTCCATCAGCCTACAGAGTGGGACAAGGGAAAGATGAGGATAATTAGAGGGCTTGCATATGCAAGTACAGCCAGTTCAGCTGTTTTCAACTGTATATCTAATGTAGATTTGCAGGAGAGAAGGTTGCCCACTGAGGACAGGGAACAGAAGATAATATCGTCTATAGGAAGATATTAAATCCAAACCAAGCCTCTACCACATGCTGTTGCTGCTTACAAGGAACTCCTTTTAATGAGCTGCAGTGAAGCTGCCTACTAGGCCAACCTCTGTTCTCAGGGAGATCACAGCACTTGGCTCAGTGAGTTCTGGATGGACACCAATGTGACTACAAGCAGAAGCCTTAAAGGaccaagagccagcaatgttTGCCTCACAAGGTTCAAGGACAGTGAAACCCTCTTCTCTGCACTGCCCTTCTCTCTGGCACTGATTACAGGTCAAGACATTTAGGGTCACATAAGTCTATGGACTAGACCGAGAGTAAGAAGCTAGTCTTGGGAGGCTCTCAGTACTTTGTCCAAGAGAGTCAGTGAGCACCAGGGGCTTATCTCCAAGAACTTACAGGGTGCAGCTCTTCCTAGAATCTGCAGTCAGGAAAATCCCTCTTCTCCTTCAATGTGTGAGCCTAGATTCTGCAAAGGCATTCAAAGGAGCCTTTGACTTATTTAGACCTATAAAGATATTTGGCTTTTAAGAAGCTTGTTTAGGGCAGGACCTAATTCCAGAATCCATCAGAAGTCCATATAGTTATATTCCAATTAAAAACAGGCAGAACCTGGGCATCTTTGAAATGTATTTACACTATTTTACTGGATTTATTGATTTGAGGCAACAAAACCTACTCTTGTCCTTGAGAAAGGCCAGACACAGCTCTGACTAGCTGTGCCTCAGGCCACAGACAATAAAGCCATCTAAACTAGAAAGGAGCTGCAGTACTGGAAGCCCTGAGTGCCACCTAGGTGTTGGCCAGGggatgaaaggggaaaaaaaaaaacccaaccaacagtGGGCCTAGTAACAAGGCTCCAACATCTTAAAGCAAAGATTAAAtgctgcaggggctgccagCACTTACCCAGTCAGAGGTCTGCTCTTTTTAACCTCAAAGAATTGTGTCCCAGTGTGATTGTACCTGGAGGCAAGAAGTCAAGGGCCTTTCGGCTTGGAAAGCAGAGTTTGAAGAAAACCTGTCTGAAGATCTTCCATATTACTTTGTCACAGCAAAGGCATGATCTCACAACAATAATGCAAGGAAAGTCCCACCTCCCTTTCCTGAATTTCTCCCATTTATAGTCCCCTCTTACTTCCACTATGTTTCCGTCTTGTtaattcttctctttctcctcctcataTACAGTTTTACAGTCCAATTCCCAAAGGTCCATACTGACAGCACATGCTCTGCTCAGCTTTCCAGTTACCAGGGGAGAATAAAATTTGCCTGCTTTGGTCTGCACAGAATGCACTGAGCCGTGAAACATTCATGGTACCTTATTCTAAGGCTGGCTGGGACCCAGTCCAGGGAATAACCACCTTAGATGGGCAAGCGGTGCCAAAAGTTCTGCCTTCTTACATTGTTTTAGGGTTGAAGCCAAAGGTAGCTCTGTCTCATCAGTGAGATTAGACCATGCTTGCATGGCATGTACCTGCtgtccagcacaagaaggatgaACTTTCTCAGCACGCAGTCCCACAGGCAGCTCCTCCTATAAAGGCACAGGATACCACAGATGCACAAAAACAAGGTGGCTGCCTGTCCTTCAGACAGCTACAGAGAAGAGTGTTCAAGTAGGATGGCTGAGCAGCAGTTTTCTCACCACCACAGCTCATCACCGTCTTAACAGTGAGGTGACAGAGTTTGTAGCCCATCTGAGACCTGGCACTGTAAAGTCACTGACTACAAGTGTGAGTAGTGGGGAAAGGCCCCTGACAACATACCCATTTGTTACAGGAGTGAACAGGATAAGAAGGTAAACTTGGTTAGAAAAGAAATagagcaacaaaacaaaccatccCAAATCCAGCCTATTTTCAGGGGGCAAGTTTCAGACTCCCGTCATGTAGAACAGAATAAGCTTTTCTTCACATGCAAAGAATGTCCCCTTGCTCCCTCTTCCTGAGTTACCACACCAGTGGCTAAGGTAACAGTAAAGGATACTGAAGCTCCCTGATGTAGCGCTGTACAGCTTCCAGGCGCTCAGGGATGGGGGTGGATGGCTGGAACGCAGGCACACTTGGTATGGGAATCTGAAATGGAAGCCAAAACATAAATCACTACTTCCAAACTTTTCCAGCTTCTTGCTGAACTCAGTGGCACATAGCTACAGAGAGCGTGTTCCTTTGAAACCAGTCGCTTTTTACCACCCAAAGTGGCAACACCAGGAACATTCCTCTGTTTCCACACTGATCTCTGGGAAGGGATTCAGAATGATgcatcactgcagagctgcaagaGAAACTGTGTGAAAGAGTCCTGCATTGGAAGAGTTAGAGAAAATTAACTGACAAGGCAAGGCAGGAAAGCTATCACCTGAGGAAACCTGGCCTCATTTGAGTATGCAAAGTGAAAGGcgcaaaacaaaaatataaggAGAGAGAGGCAAAATGGAGAATGTTTCCCCAAAGCCACTGGAGCATAGAACAGTCCTGTAAGCAAGGATATAAATGTCCCTCACTACCTCCTGGCATCCCAGGTTAGTTAGCATGGACTAGGACATAAAGACTTGACAGCATCATaactcccctctgccctgcagtgccCATTGTTTTGAATTACATAGTCAGAGGATGATTCTGAAAGTTCACCATTCAGAGTGGTGTCCCATTCTGAGGCCTCAGCCTTATGGGTCCAGTCAGATGTTTCTCACCATTTGCTCCACAGGGCACACTTGTCATCAGCTGAGGAAACATGgctgaggaaagagaagggTTCTGTCCACAGGATGAATATGATGGAGAAGACGCAAATTTGGCGTGACTGACAAACCTGGAGAAACAGCCCAGCATTTTCCCTCTGAAGGACAGCTCACAGATATACCCCTCTGACACCAGACTGCAGCTTTTCACAGCAGTTTGGGTTTTAGCATTTCAGTTCCTTCCCAGACTTCCCCAAGAGATGGGCAATCCACAGCTAACAAAGCATAAGTCAGAAACAGGTCTTCCATACTGCTGTGCTCAACTGCCTCTGCTGGCCATGGTTTTATAGTCAGTAGTATACTTAGCCACTCACCACCCTCCATGTGCCTTTCTCTGGCTACTCATTTCCATACCTGCTTCTTCTGCCCTGGGTTGGCACAAGTGACTAGTAAACCAAGTCAGGCACCTGAACCAGCTGAAAGCCAGCCAGCAAGCATGGGTAGTCACATCAGTTCCCTGTTCTGGTTTGCCACGTGGGTGCACTCTGCTTGTGCCTAACACAGCATAGGGGACACAAACTGCTTAACCTTGAGAGAGGGGCTGTTGCTGCCTCTGGAAATCATAATGTCTAAGTGTTTTTCAGTCTAGCTCCAAACACCATCAGTAAGTAAACATCAAGCTAAATTCAGTCTCTATGTATTTTCTCTCCCATGTTttgacattaaaagaaaaagaaaaaaaaagtaagtagCACTATTTGGCCACTGGTACCCCAGCACCTCTTGGAGGAGCCAGTTGCCATCTCCAGTGTCTCGTTTCTGTACTCTGTGAAGAAGGCAGGGGCACTGACTGCCCACTTGCAGGAGACAGCACAGGAGCATATGtgaaactgggtttgttcagctaCAGCAGGAGCatggaaggctccagagagcagCATAGGGATGGAGCCATCTCTAGAAGTGCATGAGCTGAGTCAGTTTGTGAGCTGCCTGTGAGCTGACACACTGAGTCATAGGAAATCATTTCCAGGCAGAAACAATGCAAGTAGTAGCAACAAGGGCAGCCTGACTATTtagctttgtttcatttcttcagCTTGGAAACTTGCAAGATTTTTGAGTGGAGGCACTTGGATTAAGTGCATGTTGACTGCACAGACTAATGATTCTGGGgagcttcttctcttttccttaaaGGCCTGTGCAACACTGAGACAAAGTAATAGCAACCAGTTCAGCAGGGGACTAGTTAATTTAGAAGAGCCTCCTGCACCTCAAGTAATTAAACTGATGAAAGTACAGTGTGCTCTCTCTCTCAGATCTGGGCCTACAGCCCAGACTGGGCTACAGTTTCTTTTGCATCAAGTCTATAGCATTTTAATGGGACAatagaaggaggagaggaataAGGTCTCCATCCTTCAGTCCCACACTGACAGGATGGGAGACCCTAACACTTTGTTCTTATCCAGCATCATCCGCTGCAGATCTCAGAAGGGCTATAAATATTAGGCTGTCTTCACAATCctccagaaagcagagaggaattTATTTGTAACACAGAAGATAGGAAATCAGGTctattttgctttccctttagTTATtgtgaaagctggagagggagctAGGAAAAGAGCCCAGATTTCCCAGAGCACATAACTCTGCCAACCTTAGCAGACTGACTGAACTTTCTTGGTCACTTCTCACCTTTGTGGAGGGGTTGCATCACCCTACTCTTAGATTCATGCACCCAGCAGGCTGGCTGTATGCATGGGATTTGGTCTCTGCTTTCAGAACAAAACCAGTAGAGGTTTACATGTACTAAGTGGGCCATGTTGCAAAGGAGACAAGGCAGACAGGAGTGAGGCACAAAGCTCTACCCTTATCCATATCACAGAGGTGCTTTTTTGGACAGCCTATATTAGCAACAGTTTCTTTTATGGTGCTTATATGTATCCAAGCACCTCTCTAATCTACCTTTTGGAAGCAACATGGGAGCTATTTAATACCATTCCAGTTGTTAGGCTAACTAAAGAAACTGGAGTTTTTCCAGTTCTTTCTTTATGAGGCCATTAGATGCAACTCTTCCTGTCTTTGCCCTCATCACAACCGCATTAAAAATCCATAATTTCTCAGTGAGGCAAGCACAGGCATCAGTTTGTATTTCCAGTGTGGATACCTTACCTATTTGATGGTCCCTGCAGTTCCAAACAAAGCAATACCCCACCCTGTTGTCCCTGTTGttcaaaaggaaatggcctgcaGAAGGGTGGTACTCTGAAGCCTAGCATGCATGGCCAATCAACTATGTCCTGCCACGATGGCTTAAGTCACTCCATGCCCATTCACCCCAAATCTACCAGAAGGAAATGGAGATCAGAGGAGACCTCTGAGCTCACACTGCATGGAAAGCCACAGACCCTGGCAGCTGATCTGTGAAAATGTATAAAGCCTCATCACAGTTTTGGGCAGTCATAATTTTATGGTATTGTTTACTTTATGGACAATTCTTTGGGGAGTTATTTCCCCCAACACCCAATACTGGCTACTGTTCAAGGACAAATGTTTCAGGGTAGGCAAACCACTGTCCAATTCCCAACACCTAAAAAGGCCTATTTACCCTCCAGCACATGGACAGTTCCAGGCTTTTCAAAGGAACCAGCCCCACAGAGTACACTCATCACCCTAATTGGCATCTGTTGCATCAGCCATTCAAAGAAACTTGATGGCACAGAGACAGGTGGTGGTATAAGCAGCAAAGATAAAAACATTtctagaggggaaaaagagcTAGGGAAACAAAGCCATCCAtccttgctgctttctgcatctCAGCATCCTCTCAGCTGTATACCCAGTGAGTTTAGGAATGGGATCTCAAATTGCAGAGTGCTGAGTAAAGTTTATAGATCTGTTTCCCAGAGATACTAGAAGACATCAAAAAACTGGATAGCTGAATTTCACCTTTTATTGCAAGAGTACATACAACTTGCATCCCCTAACTGTAACCCTTTGGCACCAAGACTATAAAGTGAGAACAGTGGAAGTACTTCAAACTAAGACCAAAACCAGAGACTGAACACTGTATTCCTCTCACACACTAGACTCTTGTTTGtgagcttttcttctgtttccctcACCTCTCCTGGACAAGTCAGCGCTTTTGGTCAGGAAACTAATTAGCATGTGTTCTGACTGATCTAAAACGTGTTTCTAGCCTGCACCCAGGCTCAGGACAAAgtctgaggaaaagaaggaaatctgaaaaggaaggaaaagtctAATGGGGTTAGAATAGGGGCTGCAATTGGGATTCAAGAtttgttctggttgctgctacAGATGTCTATAACTCTTCACTGCAAAAAGGATGTTACATCACAGACTTCTCCagacttcctcatggaaagccGTACACACAGCCTGTGCACTCACTATGTAATAGCATGTTCTTGCACTCTTCAAACTACCTTCCCAAGGAGGTTGAGTTCTCCTAAAAAGgcctgagcagaaaaaaaaaatcatccttttGTATTTGAATCTTCTCTGTTAGTGCAATGGGAATAGTCTCATAACCTGCCAATGGAGTGACACACCAAATGTTTGCAGTGTCTTTTGTTCACAGGAAGCCAATGAAAAGGGAGATTTTTCTCCAGCTGAGGTGCAACATAGATAGCAACAATCACAAGAACTCACGTGCAAACGTTTCACTATGGCACAAGGGCGAAAGATTAAGTGAAATGAtcaccatttcctctttttgtaGAGTTGTCCGCAGTAACAGGAACATGCTCATAAATCATATCAGACCCTACATCAGCAACAAGCTTCGTTAAGTATTTGCCTGTTCCTCCTAAACCTCTTCGGTGTCAATAGTCTCTTTTCTGACAGTCAGTTCTGCACAAGAATGCCTTTTGCTGTGGGAGACTGTACCCAAATCTAATTTCTTCTGGTT comes from the Indicator indicator isolate 239-I01 chromosome 4, UM_Iind_1.1, whole genome shotgun sequence genome and includes:
- the VASH1 gene encoding tubulinyl-Tyr carboxypeptidase 1; translated protein: MPMPGGGGAAAAAGHPPSGEAAAAPRDEEQQEEEGEEDLRDGGVPFFVNRGGLPVDEPTWERMWRHVGRIHPEGERVAQRIRGAADLPKIPIPSVPAFQPSTPIPERLEAVQRYIRELQYNHTGTQFFEVKKSRPLTGLMDLAKEMTKEALPIKCLEAVILGIYLTNNMTTLDRFPISFKTHFSGNYFRHIVLGVNFGGRYGALGISRREELMYKAPVFRTLSELIFDFEEAYRRCWHTLKKVKLGHCVSHDPHSVEQIEWKHSILDLDKLTREDFRKELERHARDMRLKIGKGTGPSSPTKDRKKDVSSPQRSQASPHRRNSRGDRRPSGEKKPADSKAMPDLNGYQIRV